TAAGAAAAGCTTCAGTCAAAAATCAGGACTCACATCACACCTGATAACTCATACAAAAGAGAGACCATACACTTGTAAGGAATGTAAAAAAACCTTTGGTCACAAATCAAGCCTCACAACACACCAGAGAACTCACACGGGAGAAAGACCATATAAATGTGACTGCTGTGAGAAAAGCTATGGTGATGGTTCAAGCCTCATAGTACACAAAAGAACCCACACAGGGGAGAGACCATATAAATGCACGTACTGTGAGAAAAGCTTCAGTAACAGCTCAAGTTTCATTGTGCACAAAAGAACCCACACAGGGGAGAGGCCATATAAATGTAATGATTGTGAGAAAAGTTTCAGTGACAGCTCCCACCTTATTCTGCACAAGAGAATACACACTGGAGAGAGACCGTATAAGTGTACTGATTGTGCAAAATGCTTTAGTAGAAGTTCACATCTTATTGAACATAAGAGAATTCACACAGGGGACAGACCATATAAATGTACACACTGTGAGAAAAGTTTTAGTGACAGCTCAACCCTCAGTAAACATAAAAGAACACATACAGGTGAGAGACCATACAAATGCATGGAGTGTGAGAAAGCCTTCAGTGAAAGCTCCCATCTCATTGTGCATAAGAGAATTCACACTGAAGAAAAGCCTTACAACTGTGCTGTCTGTGATAAAAGGTTTAGTGATGGCTCGAGTCTCATTAGGCACAAGAGAATTCACACAGGAGAAAGGCCGTATAAATGTGCTTATTGTAGAAAATGCTTCAGTGACCTTTCAACAGTCATCAAGCACCAGAGAACCCATACTGGAGAGAGGCCATATCACTGCCAggactgtggtaaaagcttcagtcAGAGCTCTGGTCTTAATAAACACAAAAAGATTCATGAACCAAAGTACCAAGACATTCATTGGAAACTCATGAAACACTAAAATATTTTCATGCCAGAACAGCACCCTGAACCTTATTTTCAACAGTGATGTAGCTCATAGtcaacttttaaaataaaaatgcaccCCCTTTGTCTTTTGGGAATGTAGTATGAATAGCGAGAATTCTGGTaatgaattcagacatagtctctatggaaacatgaaagcagataaaggccaaatggcccatctagtctgctcatctgcagtaaccattatctctttctctctccaagagatcccacgtgcctaaacTAGGCCCTTTCACATTAGCTAGATATGTAAAGAAGTGTGCAAGGAATGAATATTTAAAGTGAAATATCTCATAATGATCTAGAGCATTTCCAAATGGAGAGATATTCCAGGAGTACGGAATTTCATCACTGCTCCTTGTTTAAACCTAACACTAATCCCTCAGAGCTGTTTCACTTCCTTTTTACTGATGAGTTTAGTCTTGGTTGATGAAACATAGAAGAATCACAAATAACATCTGATTTGCTGGTGATGATATTTCAAATGCTCCAGCTCCTGTCATCAATGAAAACTGTCTTTGACATCAAGATACCTTTTGACCTAGACAAGCACCTAGTGGTAAAGGAAAGTTAATCCATAATGACACCATCTGGCTGCTTAAGAATTTCAACATGACATAGAAACATTGGTGTACAATGCTGCACTAGTTTAATATAAAACCAATGAAAGAACAATTTAGCAAACGGAATGACAGAAGACTGAAACCAATATAAAGGATTGCTTTTGCAGAACAGATGACATTAACCAGCTGCATCACTTGCAAATTCCCACATCTTTGGAATGACAGAAACCAGAATTGACTTAGACTGGGTAGATGTTTTTTAATTGATGTGTAACAGCCAGCACATGATTGTGATCCTAGGAGCTTAGGTATAGCTCTTGTAGAAATAGAATAGACATACAGGGTTACCTCTTCAGAAAATCTAAATATTCAAAACATTTTACAGTAtgagttaaaataaaaagaaggccTCAAGCAAAAGCTATCATCATGTTTGgacaagctttaaaaaaaaaaaaaaaaatcaaagttaaGAGTGATTAACTTGCTAGTGcaggtgtaaacaaacaaacaaaatcccTTGAATTTCCAAAGCAACAAAAGAAATTCAATAGTTAGATCAATAAAGATTGCAAATACAATAGGAAGTGCAAAACTCTACTGCACCAGTCAAATATAGACTAAGACATGACTCTTATATGCCAAAAAAAGAGAGTGCCGTGGAAGAGGTCATAACATAAAAAATACAAACCCACAGTGTGGAATGAATGAAGTCTGTTGAGTCACTAGACCTCACTATTTCCCCTCCTTGATTAAAAAAGCTTCTGTCCAGATACAGAGAGAGCAGCTGGTGAAATCATTGCTAAGACATGAGGAACAACTAAAGTGATCTACTGAACTTAAACACAGAAGACAAGTGATATCAGAGCAGAGAACAACTTTTAACCTGGTGCTGTCTGAACTTTAAAATTTAGAAAGCCCAGTTAAAACTAAGCTTGTATTTTCactttgttttcatttttgttcTGGCCAGTATCAGGAAAAATTTCAGAACAAGTCAAGGTTTCTTGCTGTCCTGTGTGACTTCAGAAGCTAGTATCTTACTATTCCCTGGTCATTACTACTGCTGATGATGTCTCCTTTCCAAAATCCCTGGTGATGTTGTCCAGTGTACCCTACCTTTACCAGATCTCTATCACTACTAACATACATGCTTAGCCCTTCAGATGTGCAATGGACAGTCACACTTGCCTGACTGGGGACTCCGAAATGCCTTGTTCTCCCAGTTCCTGTGGCCATGTAGTCCTGTCTAATCCTATTTTATTGGAAGCATTCACAGCAGGGAGAGAAAACATCACAGAGATTGTGAACCCATAGTTTGTTTTATGACTGCTCAAGATGGCAGTGTGGAGTTAGGGGTGTCACAGAAAGGGGGGGTGGAGGcagaaaaaaattgatttttctaCCCCTTCTACATCAGACAACCTAagttttcaggaaggtgttgccAAGgtaggggcatgggcaggtcatgggGTGAACCAAAAATGTGCATGTAGTCTTCTAGAATAGCACCATTTATGCACTGAAATGCCACCagttgggcaccagcatttacaccagatttcatcTGGCATAAATACTGGTGCTGAATTTTAGGCACAAGAATCAgatctaagcgctattctataaagaatgctCATCTGGATtgaaaactggttggcagataggaaacagagagtgggggtaaatggacaatactcgaactggaaaagtgtcacgagtggagtgccgcagggttcagtgcttggacccatgctcttcaacatatttataaacgacctggaaattggtacgacaagcgaggtgattaaatttgcaggtgatacaaagttattcagagtagtgaaaacgcagggggattgcaaagatctgcaacgtgacataaacatgctcgagaaatgggccgtgacatggcaattGAGGTTtaaagtggataagtgtaaggtcatgcatgtcggtaacaaaaatgtatatacgaatacaggatgtccggtgcagtacttggagagacccccccaggaaagggacttgggagtactggtcgacaggtcaatgaagccatttgtgcaatgtgt
The nucleotide sequence above comes from Geotrypetes seraphini chromosome 5, aGeoSer1.1, whole genome shotgun sequence. Encoded proteins:
- the LOC117360806 gene encoding zinc finger protein 436-like isoform X1; this encodes MSDRVKFTFSDVAVYFSEEEWQLLEEQQKELYQNVMKENYTTLMSLGYTTVKPDVISKIEQGKQPLVSSPSGSKGRRAIGRPSKAELGSRTTNKVKLHQRQKVKPKMQEMFSEKFKMKVHHCLLQANVTVKKRKLKKHQGNSIGESLDRSIKHERNSWKETKATVLQKTVYNRAQNGMPHPSHRGVKPYECVQCEKSFRKNSTLMKHLKTHEREKPFKCNFCSKSFCYKLRLIKHQKTHPKIQHKCKDCVKSFSTKARLTAHQKKHKIKKRYTCKDCKKSFSQKSGLTSHLITHTKERPYTCKECKKTFGHKSSLTTHQRTHTGERPYKCDCCEKSYGDGSSLIVHKRTHTGERPYKCTYCEKSFSNSSSFIVHKRTHTGERPYKCNDCEKSFSDSSHLILHKRIHTGERPYKCTDCAKCFSRSSHLIEHKRIHTGDRPYKCTHCEKSFSDSSTLSKHKRTHTGERPYKCMECEKAFSESSHLIVHKRIHTEEKPYNCAVCDKRFSDGSSLIRHKRIHTGERPYKCAYCRKCFSDLSTVIKHQRTHTGERPYHCQDCGKSFSQSSGLNKHKKIHEPKYQDIHWKLMKH
- the LOC117360806 gene encoding zinc finger protein 436-like isoform X2, with protein sequence MSDRVKFTFSDVAVYFSEEEWQLLEEQQKELYQNVMKENYTTLMSLGYTTVKPDVISKIEQGKQPLVSSPSGSKGRRAIGRPSKELGSRTTNKVKLHQRQKVKPKMQEMFSEKFKMKVHHCLLQANVTVKKRKLKKHQGNSIGESLDRSIKHERNSWKETKATVLQKTVYNRAQNGMPHPSHRGVKPYECVQCEKSFRKNSTLMKHLKTHEREKPFKCNFCSKSFCYKLRLIKHQKTHPKIQHKCKDCVKSFSTKARLTAHQKKHKIKKRYTCKDCKKSFSQKSGLTSHLITHTKERPYTCKECKKTFGHKSSLTTHQRTHTGERPYKCDCCEKSYGDGSSLIVHKRTHTGERPYKCTYCEKSFSNSSSFIVHKRTHTGERPYKCNDCEKSFSDSSHLILHKRIHTGERPYKCTDCAKCFSRSSHLIEHKRIHTGDRPYKCTHCEKSFSDSSTLSKHKRTHTGERPYKCMECEKAFSESSHLIVHKRIHTEEKPYNCAVCDKRFSDGSSLIRHKRIHTGERPYKCAYCRKCFSDLSTVIKHQRTHTGERPYHCQDCGKSFSQSSGLNKHKKIHEPKYQDIHWKLMKH